The window CCCACGCCCGGCTGCCTGGGCGGCGAACCCGGTGGTGCCCATGCGCAAGAAACCCATGGCCCAGGCCAGCACCGTATACAAACTCGCCCCGACCGCCACCGCGCCTAACTGATGGGCATGGGGCAAGTGGCCGATGACGGTGCTGTCCACCAGTGCCACCAGCGGCACGGAAATGTTCGAGAGAATCATCGGCGCGGCCAGCGCCCATACCCGGCGGTGGGTAAGACGGTCGCGCCAGTCGGTGATCAGGTTGGACATGCGAGCTCCTTGGCGGAGCGCGATTGTAGCGGGTTCTCGCATGATCGTTCTCATGCTCCGCGTGGGAATGCCTCTAGGGACGCTCCGCGTTCGATCTCAAAAAACTCTGTGGGAGCAAGGCTTGCCCGCGATGAAGATGACGCGGTCTTTCAGGGCGCCGAGGCGCCTGTATCGCGAGCAAGCTTTGCTCCCACACAGTGCTCTCGGCCCTAGTGAATGATCCAGCTCAACAACCACAACCCCAGCACCAACCAGATAATGCCCAGGATGATCGATGCCCGCATGAAGGCGCGGATTGCCGAGTACAGCAGCATCAGCCCGAGGATCAGCGCAATGATGCTGATGATCGAGGTGTCCATGCCCAGTGTGCGCGACAGGCCATCGACAAAGTTGCCGCCAGCATTGGCCAGGGTGTTGAACAGGCCGCTGAGCAGGTCGACGATAAACCGGATCACCGAACCGAGCGCCTGGCCGAGCCATTCGAAAAAGCTTTCTACCTGCATGTGTACATCCTGATGAGAGAGATCGGAATCGAGCCTTGGGCTTCTGGTTGTAAGAGCGGCTGAAGGCCAAGATCGTTCGATTATGGGGCAAAACGCCGCTTCGTACCGAGACGCTTGCCTTCCCTCGTCATCCCCCCGAAGCTATGCGCATTCAGGAGACCCCGATGAACCTTGTTGAACTGACCGAACGCCTGCATGCCATTCGTGACCGTAACAATTGGCGGCAATTTCACAGCCCGAAAAACCTCGCCATGGCCGCCAGTGTGGAAATGGCCGAACTGGTGGAGATTTTCCAGTGGCTGACCGAGGACCAGTCGCGCCAGTTGCCGGCGGACAAGCTGGCCCACGCTGGGCAGGAAGTCGGTGACATTGTGTTGTACCTGTTGCTGCTGTGCAGCGAGCTGGGGTTGGATATGGAGGCTGTGGTGCGCAGCAAGCTGGCCGACAGCGAGCGGCGGTTCGGCCAATGAGCGATCGCCATTTCGATCAGCTCGCCACGCGCTTTGCTGAAAAAATCTACGGTGGGGCCAAAGGTGCGATCCGCCTGGCGGTGCTGCAGGCCGATCTGCTTGAAGCCTTGCCTGAGCGTCCGTTGCGTGTGTTGGACATAGGCGCCGGCTTGGGCCACATGTCGTTGTGGCTGGCCGAGCGCGGCCATCAGGTGACCTTGGCCGAACCAGCCGAGCCCATGCTCGAAGGTGCCCGTCAGCGATTCGCCGATGCCGGTCAGAGCGCAACGTTCATTCAGGCACCGTGGCAGGCGCTGCCCGACCAGCTCACTGAGCCTTACGACCTGGTGCTGTGCCACGCGGTGCTGGAATGGCTGGCCGAACCCCATGCGATCCTGCCGGTGCTGCATCAACTCACGGTTCCGGGCGGCTGGTTGTCCCTGGCGTTCTACAACCGCGACGCGCTGGTTTATCGCAACCTGCTCAAGGGGCATTTTCGCAAGTTGCGCAAAAATGACATGGCCGGTGAAAAACAGAGCCTGACCCCGCAACAACCCCTTGATCCGCGGGAATTGGCGGCGCAACTTGAAGGCGTGTGGCAGGTCGAAACTCAAAGTGGCGTGCGGGTTTTCCATGACTACATGCCGGTGGAGTTCCAGGGCCGCGTGGAGCTGGCGCAGTTGCTGGAGATGGAGCTGGCTCACCGCCGCCATCCGGCGTTTGCCGGGTTGGGGCGTTATCTGCACTGGGTCTGCCGTCCCCTCTGATCTGAAAGAGCAATCGGAGCGCGAAATGAAAGGTCGTTCAGGGTTGTTGGTGTTGTGCCTGGGACTGGCTGCCTGCCAGGGCAGCAACCCGTATGTCGCCACGTCTAACCCGCTGCCACCGGCGCCGCCGCAGGCCGCCACGGTATTTGACCGCAGCGCTTACCCCGCGCCACCCCGTGACTACGGGCGCTATCGCAGTTGGGCCTGGCTCAACGGGCGACTGCCACCGGGCACCGCTTGGGCGGACTCGGCCCAGGTGGCTGAAGCGGTGAGCAACGCCCTGGATCAACGCGGCCTGCGTCCATTGCATGACAACCGCCCGGCCGACCTGTTCGTCAGTGCCGACCTGCGCCTGGAAACGCGCGTGCGTCAGGTTCGGGACGACTATGATTCCGGTTACTACGGCGGCTATAACCGTTACGACCGCTACGGCCCCGGCTATGGCATGTATCACTCGGTGCCGGTGGTGCGCACTTATCGGGAGCAGGTCGTGGTGGTGCGAGTGGACCTGTTCGATGCCCGTAATGGTCAGCCGGTGTGGAGCGCCAGCGCCGAGACCAGCCAGCGCGGCAGTCAGAGCGCGCGCACCGATGCCATTCGCGAAGCGGTGGAAAAAGCCCTGTCGGCTTATCCTCCAAGTTGATTACGCAACGGAGAAAAACCATGTTTCGCCGTATCGCTCTACTGGCTTTTACCCTGTTGCTCGGCGCCTGTGCGGGTACCCCGGTCAACCACGACTTTGACACCAGCCGGGATTTCTCGGCTTACCGCAGCTGGAGCTGGAAAGAGCCGGCGCTGCAATATCGCCCCGATGATCCGCGCATCAAGAGCGACCTGACCGAACAGCGGATCCGTCAGGCGGTTGCCGATCAACTCGACCAGCGCGGTCTGCGCCCGGCCCAGGCTGGCGGGCGAGGGGATGTGATGGTCCAGGCCTACCTGATCGTCGAGGATCGCCAGCAACAGATCACGACCAACTACGGCGGTGGTTGGGGCAGCCCTTGGAATGGCTATTGGGGCGGGCCGATGTACAACGAAACCCGCAACATCAGCTACAAGGTCGCCACGGTGCAGATTGACCTGCTCGATGGCAAGGACGGCAAGCTGGTGTGGCGTGGCAGTGATGAACGAATGCTCAGCAACTCGCCCAATCCGACGGATCGCAGCACCGCAGTGCGTGAGACGGTTGCGCGGATCCTGGCGAACTATCCGCCGCGGTAGGCGGACTCAGCATCGACGCCAACTGACCCACCGCTATCGCGAGCAGGCTCGCTCCCACAGGGGATTTGTGTCGCACGCAGGCCCCATGAACGCCCGAGAACCCATGTGGAAGCGAGTCTGCTCGCGATGACGGCGGCCCATTCAACATCGATGCAAGCTGACCCACCGCTATCGCGAGCAGGCTCGCTCCCACAGGGGATTTGTTTCGAACGCAGGCCCCATGAACGCCCGAGAACCCATGTGGGAGCGAGCCTGCTCGCGATAGCCATCGCACATTCAACAAAGATGCCGGTCCTCAGCCAGCCGGCCGCCAGCTCCCCACCATATGCTCCAACTCCCCCGAACCGATCAATCGCAAGTCCCCACTGGACCCCGCGGCACTCGCCAGCAGTGTCACTTCGCTGGGCAGGCGCACCGGCTTCTTGAAGGTGACATCGATCTCGACGTTGGCATCGGGCAAGTGTTCGTCCAGCGCCGCCAGGGTCCTGGCCTTGTTCCACAGGCCGTGGGCGATGGCGGTAGGGAAGCCGAACAGCCGGGCGCTGAGGCCGCTCAGGTGGATCGGGTTGTAATCGCCGGACACCTTGGCATATTGCCGGCCAATGTCAGCCGGCGCGGTCCAGTGCGCCACTTCAGTCAATGCCTGAATCTCTTGCAGCGGCTCTTCCACCAACGCGCCGTCAAGCTGGACGCCCTTGCAAAGCATCTGGCTCTCGGCCTCCCACAACGGCCCCAATTGATCATCGATGCGTGTCACGAGGTCGAACACCGCGCCCTTGGGGTGAGCTTGCAGATTCTGCACGTTGACGCGAGCCTGCACTTGGCTGACCCCGCCCATGGGCCGCAGTACACGGATGCGATTGCTCAAGTGGATCAGCCCCAGCAACGGGAACGGAAAGTCCCGGGCGGTGAGCAATTGCATCTGCAGGGCAAACGCCAGTACGTGGGGGTAGGTCGGCGGCAGCAGTCCGTTTTCGGCAAAACCGCAGACTTTGCGATAGGCCGCCAGGCGTTGCGGATCGACCTGTATCACTTGGCGCAGTCCGTCCTGGGGCAAGGTTTTTCCAGTGACCTTGCGCCGTGTCGCGGCTTTCACGTACAGCGAGGACATACCGGGCGCGGCGTTTACTTCATGCCATTGGATCGTCATGGTCATGCTCCCAGGAGGCTTTGCCCGCACACCCGCAGCGTTTGGCCGGTAACGGCGCCCGTCCCCGGCTGGGCGAGCCAGGCCACGGCTTCGGCGACGTCCTGTGGCAGGCCGCCCTGGCCCAGGGAACTCATGCGCCGCCCGGCTTCGCGCAGGGCGAAAGGGATGTCGGCGGTCATGCGGGTTTCAATGAAACCCGGGGCCACGGCATTGATGCTGATCCCCCGAGGTTGCAGGACCGGCGCCCAGGCCTGGGCCAGGCCGATCAACCCGGCCTTGCTTGCCGCGTAATTGGTCTGGCCGCGATTGCCGGCGATGCCGCTGATGGACGCCAGCAGAATCACTCGGCCATTGTCCCGCAGAGTGCCACTGTCGAGCAGGGCCTTGGTCAGCACCTGCGGCGCGTTGAGGTTGACCGCCAGCACCGCGTCCCAGAACTCCGGGGTCATGTTGGCGAGCGTCTTGTCCCGGGTGATGCCAGCGTTGTGTACCACGATGTCGATGCCGTCGGGCAGGTGTTCAGTCAACTGTGTAGCGACGTCTTCAGCACAAATGTCCAGCGTCACGCTGCGCCCGCTAAGGCGCGCAGCCAGGGCTTCGAGATCGGCCTTGGCCTGCGGGACGTCCAGCAGGATCACGTCGGCGCCATCGCGGGACAGGGTTTCGGCAATGGAGGCGCCGATCCCGCGGGCCGCGCCGGTGACCAGAGCCTTGAGGCCGGTGAGCGGACGCGTCCAGTCCTGGACCTGGGCCTGGCAGGCATCAAGGCGAATGACCTGGCCGGAAACGTAGGCGCTCTTGGGCGACAGGAAAAACCGCAGCGCACCTTCCAGTTGGGCCTCGGCGCCGTCACCCACATACAGCAATTGCAGCGTCCCGCCATGACGCAACTCTTTGGCCAGGGAACGGCTGAAGCCCTCCAAGGCCCGCTGCGTGCTGGCGGCAAACGGATCGGCGAGACCTTCCGGAGCGCGGCCGAGGATGACGACATGGGCGCTGTGGTCGAGGTTCTTCATCAGGGGTTGGAAGAACTCGCGCAGTTGCTTGAGCTGGTCGGCCTGCGCCAGATGACTGGCGTCGTACACCACCGCCTTGATTTTCGGACCGTGACCGGGGATCCATTCGGTGGCCAGTGTCGGTTCGCCCCCGTAGATGAAGATCGCATCGGTCAGGCGCTTGGCAAATGCGCCGATCTGTTCGGTCAACGGCCCGCCGCCCAACAGCAACGCACCTTCGATCGGCCGCAGCCGCCCGGCCTGCCAGCGCTCCAGGCGGGCCGGCGATGGCAGGCCCAGCGCACCGACCAGACGCAGGCCCAGGGGCGAATTGGCGAAGTCGATATAACGGTCTGACATGGAACACACTCCGGCTGATGAGGTTCAAAGTGTGGACCATGATTGGCAATCAGTCGTTCGATTGGCCAGATAAAGCCTAAGCTTGTGCGGGAGCCGGGTTTCCGCAGGCCCATTGGCGCATCCGGACATACACAGGGAGTTCTTCATGACACAGCTACGCCGCGTCGCGATCATTGGTGGTAACCGCATCCCCTTCGCCCGCTCCAACGGGGCCTATGCCACCGCCAGCAACCAGGCGATGCTGACCGCCGCGCTCGAGGGGCTGATCGAGCGCTATAACCTGCATGGCCTGCACATCGGTGAGGTGGCCGCCGGTGCGGTGCTCAAGCTTTCCCGGGATCTGAACCTGACCCGCGAATGCGTGCTCGGCTCGCGGCTATCGCCCACCACCCCTGCCTACGATCTGCAACAGGCTTGCGGCACGGGGTTGGAGACTGTGCTGTTGACGGCCAACAAGATCGCCCTCGGGCAGATCGACAGTGCCATTGCCGGCGGCGTAGACACCACCTCGGATGCGCCGATTGGCGTCAACGAAGGGCTGCGCAGAATCCTGCTGCAAGCCAATCGCGCCAAAACCACCGCTGAGAAAATCAAGACCTTCCTGCAACTGCGTCCCCAGCACCTCGTTCCCGAACTGCCGCGCAATGGCGAGCCACGAACCGGCCTGTCCATGGGCCAGCATTGCGAACTGATGGCTCAGACCTGGCAGATTCCCAGGGAGGAGCAGGACCAATTGGCCCTGGAAAGTCATCAGAAAATGGCCGCGTCCTACGCCGAAGGCTGGCAGAACGACTTGATGACGCCGTTTCTCGGCCTGACACGGGACAACAACCTGCGTCCGGACCTGACCCTGGAAAAACTCACCGCCCTCCAGCCGGCCTTCGAAAAAAGCGCCAAGGGCACGATGACGGCGGGCAACTCCACACCATTGACCGATGGCGCGTCACTGGTGCTGCTGGGCAGCGAAGAGTGGGCCAAGTCCCGGGGGGTGCCGATCCTGGCGTATGTGCGCGACGGCGAAACGGCAGCGGTGGATTTCGTCAACGGAGCAGAAGGGTTGTTGATGGCGCCGGCCTACGCCGTGCCTCGGTTACTGGCGCGCAACGGCCTGACGTTGCAGGACTTTGATTACTACGAGATCCACGAGGCATTTGCCGCTCAAGTGTTATGCACGCTCAAAGCCTGGGAAGCCCCGGATTATTGCAAGACGCGACTGGGCCTCGACGCTCCGTTGGGCAGCATAGACCGCAGCCGGCTGAACGTGAAAGGCAGCTCCCTGGCCGCCGGCCACCCGTTTGCCGCCACGGGTGGAAGAATCGTCGCCAACCTCGCCAAGTTGCTGGACGCGGCGGGGCGGGGCCGCGGTCTGATTTCCATCTGCGCGGCCGGTGGCCAGGGTGTGACGGCAATCATTGAGCGTTGAGGGACGCCTCGCGTTGTTGATGAATGAGTTCCCGTTGGCGGTTGGCGTAGCGTTCGGCCAGGATCGAACAGACGATCAGCTGCAACGGGTGATAGATCATGATCGGCAGCAGGATCAGCCCCAGGCCGGGGTTGTTGCCGAAAATCAACGCGGCCATCGGCACCCCGGCCGCCAGGGATTTCTTGCTGGCGCAGAACACCGCGGCAATCTCATCGGCGTTGCTGAACCGCAGGGCCCGAGCGGTGCGGGTGGTCATCCACAAAATGATTGCCAGCAACACGGCACTGCCAAGCAATGCACTGAGCAGCACGGTGTTGCCTTGTTGTTGCCAGATCCCGGACACCATCGAATTGCAGAACGCCGCGTAGACCAGCAGCAGGATCACCAGTTTGTCGATGATGCTGGTGTAGCGTTTGTACCGCCCGAAAAAACCGGCCAGCCAGCGGCGCAGTAACTGTCCGAGCACCAGCGGCAGCAGCAACATCAGGCAAAGGTCGAGCAAAGTCGCACCCAGATCGATACCCCCGGCGCCGCTGCCGACCACGAAACTGACCAGCAGTGGCGTCAGGAAAATCCCCAGCACGCTGGACAGGCTCGCGTTGAGAATCGCCGCCGGTACGTTACCGCCGGCGCTGCCGGTCAGGGCCACCGAGGATGAAATGGTCGAGGGCAGGACGCACAGGTAGAAGAACCCCAGCATCAGCAGTGACGGCACATGGCGGCCCAGAAGCCAATCGCTGACCAGCCAGATCAACGGAAACACGCCGAAGGTAAAGAGCTGCACCATCAAGTGCAGTCGGGTGTTTCTCAGACCGTGGCGGATCTGCTCGCCGGACAGGTTTATCCCGTGCAGGAAGAACACGACAAAGATGCCGATATTGACCACCCACTCGGCATGCATGGCGCCACCCGTGGCGCCAAAGCTGGGAAACAGATACGCCAGCAACGTGGCAAGCAGCATGCCGCACAGGAACCAGTCGGTTACCAGGCGTTTGAGGTGTCTGAAAATGTGCATACGGCACCGCAAGTTGTAAGAAAAGTCGACTTAGCCTAACGTCGGCACTTGCAGCCGTCTTGCGACATAAGGCCAATCCATGCCGACTAACGGACACCAACAACTCGAAAGACGCATTCCCGACCTGACGGAATTGCCCAGGCCGCTTTATGCCCGTGTCGAAAGCTTGAGCGCCGGTTCGTGGACCCAGGCCCATCGTCATGATTGGGTGCAGTTTTCCTACGCCATCAGTGGCGTGCTGGGTGTGCACACCGCCGAAGGCAGTTTTTTCGCCCCGCCACAATGGGCCATCTGGATTCCTGCCGACCTGGAGCATCATGTGGTGACCTCCACCCGGGCAGAAATGCGCAGCCTTTATGTTCGTCGCGAAGCCTGTCCGTGGGCCGATGAACGCTGCCGAGTGCTGGAGGTCACGCCGCTGGCGCGGGAGCTGATCAAGGCTTTTTGTCAGTTGCCGGCCGATTACGCTCAGGGCGATACCCAGCAAGCGCGACTGGTGCAAGTGTTGCTGGACCAGTTGGCAACACTGCCGGAGGTTGGCTTTTGCCTGCCACTTCCCCGGCATGCGCGTCTGCTGGCGTTGTGCAACGAGCTGATCGAACAGCCCGACCAGAACGTGACTTTGCAAGTGTGGGCCGAGCGCCTGGGCACATCGGAAAAAACCCTGATGCGTCTGTTCCAGCGCGAAACCGGCCTGAGCTTTCGCGCCTGGCGCCAGCGTACGCGGCTGTTGTCGTCCCTGGGGTCGTTGGAAAAAGGCGATAGCGTGACCGGCGCGGCGTTGTCCTGTGGCTACGATTCCACGTCCGCTTTCATAGTGGCGTTCAAGGGGATGTTTGGATTGACCCCGGGGGAGTTGTTTAAACATTGAATCAGCTGCACTGGGCATGGCTGTCAGCTCTTGTCGCAAATGCCTTTGCATTCAGTTGCCAACGCTATGCGCTGTCTCGGCTATGATTCGGCTCGGTCGATTTAATCCGGCACATTGTGTGCATCGAAGGGTTCATAAGTCGGCAACCCCTCCCCGTGGAGGGAGGATTGCCGTATAACGACTGTCATTCGCGTGTTCGGTAATAAAGGACCCACAATAAAAGCTGATGAAGACTCCAAAACGCATTGAACCCCTGATCGAGGACGGTCTGGTCGACGAGGTGCTGCGCCCACTCATGAGTGGTAAAGAAGCAGCTGTTTATGTGGTGCGCTGCGGCAACGAGTTACGTTGCGCCAAAGTCTACAAGGAGGCGAACAAGCGAAGTTTTCGTCAGGCGGCCGAATACCAGGAAGGCCGCAAGGTGCGTAACAGCCGCCAGGCCCGGGCCATGGCCAAGGGCTCCAAGTTCGGGCGCAAGGAAACTGAAGACGCCTGGCAGAATGCCGAAGTGGCGGCGCTGTTCCGGTTGGCCGGTGCGGGCGTGCGAGTGCCCAAGCCGT is drawn from Pseudomonas rhizophila and contains these coding sequences:
- a CDS encoding acetyl-CoA C-acetyltransferase; the encoded protein is MTQLRRVAIIGGNRIPFARSNGAYATASNQAMLTAALEGLIERYNLHGLHIGEVAAGAVLKLSRDLNLTRECVLGSRLSPTTPAYDLQQACGTGLETVLLTANKIALGQIDSAIAGGVDTTSDAPIGVNEGLRRILLQANRAKTTAEKIKTFLQLRPQHLVPELPRNGEPRTGLSMGQHCELMAQTWQIPREEQDQLALESHQKMAASYAEGWQNDLMTPFLGLTRDNNLRPDLTLEKLTALQPAFEKSAKGTMTAGNSTPLTDGASLVLLGSEEWAKSRGVPILAYVRDGETAAVDFVNGAEGLLMAPAYAVPRLLARNGLTLQDFDYYEIHEAFAAQVLCTLKAWEAPDYCKTRLGLDAPLGSIDRSRLNVKGSSLAAGHPFAATGGRIVANLAKLLDAAGRGRGLISICAAGGQGVTAIIER
- a CDS encoding MazG-like family protein, with product MNLVELTERLHAIRDRNNWRQFHSPKNLAMAASVEMAELVEIFQWLTEDQSRQLPADKLAHAGQEVGDIVLYLLLLCSELGLDMEAVVRSKLADSERRFGQ
- a CDS encoding MaoC family dehydratase; protein product: MTIQWHEVNAAPGMSSLYVKAATRRKVTGKTLPQDGLRQVIQVDPQRLAAYRKVCGFAENGLLPPTYPHVLAFALQMQLLTARDFPFPLLGLIHLSNRIRVLRPMGGVSQVQARVNVQNLQAHPKGAVFDLVTRIDDQLGPLWEAESQMLCKGVQLDGALVEEPLQEIQALTEVAHWTAPADIGRQYAKVSGDYNPIHLSGLSARLFGFPTAIAHGLWNKARTLAALDEHLPDANVEIDVTFKKPVRLPSEVTLLASAAGSSGDLRLIGSGELEHMVGSWRPAG
- a CDS encoding 3-oxoacyl-ACP reductase, producing MSDRYIDFANSPLGLRLVGALGLPSPARLERWQAGRLRPIEGALLLGGGPLTEQIGAFAKRLTDAIFIYGGEPTLATEWIPGHGPKIKAVVYDASHLAQADQLKQLREFFQPLMKNLDHSAHVVILGRAPEGLADPFAASTQRALEGFSRSLAKELRHGGTLQLLYVGDGAEAQLEGALRFFLSPKSAYVSGQVIRLDACQAQVQDWTRPLTGLKALVTGAARGIGASIAETLSRDGADVILLDVPQAKADLEALAARLSGRSVTLDICAEDVATQLTEHLPDGIDIVVHNAGITRDKTLANMTPEFWDAVLAVNLNAPQVLTKALLDSGTLRDNGRVILLASISGIAGNRGQTNYAASKAGLIGLAQAWAPVLQPRGISINAVAPGFIETRMTADIPFALREAGRRMSSLGQGGLPQDVAEAVAWLAQPGTGAVTGQTLRVCGQSLLGA
- a CDS encoding methyltransferase translates to MSDRHFDQLATRFAEKIYGGAKGAIRLAVLQADLLEALPERPLRVLDIGAGLGHMSLWLAERGHQVTLAEPAEPMLEGARQRFADAGQSATFIQAPWQALPDQLTEPYDLVLCHAVLEWLAEPHAILPVLHQLTVPGGWLSLAFYNRDALVYRNLLKGHFRKLRKNDMAGEKQSLTPQQPLDPRELAAQLEGVWQVETQSGVRVFHDYMPVEFQGRVELAQLLEMELAHRRHPAFAGLGRYLHWVCRPL
- a CDS encoding bile acid:sodium symporter family protein, which encodes MHIFRHLKRLVTDWFLCGMLLATLLAYLFPSFGATGGAMHAEWVVNIGIFVVFFLHGINLSGEQIRHGLRNTRLHLMVQLFTFGVFPLIWLVSDWLLGRHVPSLLMLGFFYLCVLPSTISSSVALTGSAGGNVPAAILNASLSSVLGIFLTPLLVSFVVGSGAGGIDLGATLLDLCLMLLLPLVLGQLLRRWLAGFFGRYKRYTSIIDKLVILLLVYAAFCNSMVSGIWQQQGNTVLLSALLGSAVLLAIILWMTTRTARALRFSNADEIAAVFCASKKSLAAGVPMAALIFGNNPGLGLILLPIMIYHPLQLIVCSILAERYANRQRELIHQQREASLNAQ
- a CDS encoding AraC family transcriptional regulator — encoded protein: MPTNGHQQLERRIPDLTELPRPLYARVESLSAGSWTQAHRHDWVQFSYAISGVLGVHTAEGSFFAPPQWAIWIPADLEHHVVTSTRAEMRSLYVRREACPWADERCRVLEVTPLARELIKAFCQLPADYAQGDTQQARLVQVLLDQLATLPEVGFCLPLPRHARLLALCNELIEQPDQNVTLQVWAERLGTSEKTLMRLFQRETGLSFRAWRQRTRLLSSLGSLEKGDSVTGAALSCGYDSTSAFIVAFKGMFGLTPGELFKH
- a CDS encoding DUF4136 domain-containing protein codes for the protein MKGRSGLLVLCLGLAACQGSNPYVATSNPLPPAPPQAATVFDRSAYPAPPRDYGRYRSWAWLNGRLPPGTAWADSAQVAEAVSNALDQRGLRPLHDNRPADLFVSADLRLETRVRQVRDDYDSGYYGGYNRYDRYGPGYGMYHSVPVVRTYREQVVVVRVDLFDARNGQPVWSASAETSQRGSQSARTDAIREAVEKALSAYPPS
- a CDS encoding DUF4136 domain-containing protein, producing the protein MFRRIALLAFTLLLGACAGTPVNHDFDTSRDFSAYRSWSWKEPALQYRPDDPRIKSDLTEQRIRQAVADQLDQRGLRPAQAGGRGDVMVQAYLIVEDRQQQITTNYGGGWGSPWNGYWGGPMYNETRNISYKVATVQIDLLDGKDGKLVWRGSDERMLSNSPNPTDRSTAVRETVARILANYPPR